Proteins encoded within one genomic window of Sphingosinicella ginsenosidimutans:
- a CDS encoding class I SAM-dependent methyltransferase: MWTKRAVLLAALVLAGCHEAQPQASPFPEPRRPVAPIVSSRYLNEDARDDVGEFATVVRLAEVAPGMSVADIGAGEGYYTVRLSPMVGARGRVLAEDIVPETIRALAQRVQRERLDNVAIKLGQPNDPQLPAVSFDRIFMIHMYHEIARPSEFLWHLRDALKPNGSIVIVDGDRPTNRHGTPPRLLVCELNAIGYDLKRFERLPDSESYFAWFEARGPKPAPRDIPVCGP, encoded by the coding sequence ATGTGGACTAAGCGGGCGGTCCTTCTCGCCGCGCTCGTCCTGGCCGGCTGTCACGAGGCGCAGCCGCAAGCCTCGCCCTTTCCGGAGCCGCGCCGCCCGGTCGCGCCGATCGTCTCGTCGCGCTACCTCAACGAAGACGCCCGCGACGATGTCGGCGAATTCGCGACGGTGGTCCGCCTCGCCGAGGTCGCGCCCGGCATGTCGGTCGCCGATATCGGCGCGGGCGAGGGCTATTATACGGTGCGCCTGTCGCCGATGGTCGGCGCGCGCGGCCGCGTGCTCGCCGAGGATATCGTGCCCGAGACGATCCGCGCGCTCGCCCAGCGCGTCCAGCGCGAGCGGCTCGACAATGTCGCGATCAAGCTCGGCCAGCCCAACGATCCGCAGCTCCCCGCCGTCTCGTTCGACCGCATCTTCATGATCCACATGTATCACGAGATCGCACGGCCGAGCGAATTCCTGTGGCACCTGCGCGACGCCCTGAAGCCCAATGGCAGCATCGTCATCGTCGACGGCGATCGGCCCACCAACCGCCACGGCACCCCGCCACGGCTGCTGGTCTGCGAGCTCAACGCCATCGGCTACGACCTGAAAAGGTTCGAGCGGCTGCCCGATTCCGAATCCTATTTCGCCTGGTTCGAGGCGCGCGGCCCCAAGCCCGCGCCGCGGGACATCCCGGTCTGCGGACCCTAG
- the sseA gene encoding 3-mercaptopyruvate sulfurtransferase, translating into MDSLVSTDWLATHLGAADLSVIDASWFLPALGRDARAEYEAAHIPGAVFFDLDDVSDPEDPLPHMMPDAARFASRMRAIGLGDHERLVVYDNSPHHSAARAWWMLRAFGAHDVAILDGGFQKWRAEGRPVESGVPAARPGHFTPQLDADRIVDKAALLALVGAGSHEIVDARGASRFAGAEPEPRKGLAAGHIPGARNLPQDRLFNADNSFRRGDDLRAAFADAGIDLERPMITTCGSGVTAAVVLFAAHLLGKDDVRLYDGSWSEWGADPATPKATGEA; encoded by the coding sequence ATGGACTCGCTCGTTTCCACCGACTGGCTCGCCACTCATCTCGGCGCGGCGGACCTCAGCGTGATCGACGCGAGCTGGTTCCTCCCCGCTTTGGGCCGCGATGCGCGCGCGGAATATGAAGCCGCGCATATCCCCGGCGCCGTGTTTTTCGACCTCGATGACGTTTCGGACCCCGAAGATCCGCTGCCGCACATGATGCCGGATGCGGCGCGCTTCGCCAGCCGGATGCGGGCGATCGGGCTTGGCGATCACGAGCGCCTCGTCGTCTACGACAACAGCCCGCATCACAGCGCGGCGCGCGCCTGGTGGATGCTCCGCGCCTTCGGCGCGCACGATGTCGCGATCCTCGACGGTGGCTTCCAGAAATGGCGCGCCGAGGGGCGCCCGGTTGAAAGCGGCGTGCCTGCGGCCCGGCCCGGACATTTCACGCCGCAGCTCGATGCCGACCGGATCGTCGACAAGGCCGCGCTGCTGGCACTGGTCGGCGCTGGGAGCCACGAAATCGTCGACGCGCGCGGCGCGTCCCGCTTCGCCGGCGCCGAGCCGGAGCCGCGCAAGGGCCTCGCCGCCGGCCACATTCCCGGCGCGCGCAACCTGCCGCAGGATCGGCTGTTCAACGCCGACAACAGCTTCAGGCGGGGCGATGATCTGCGTGCCGCCTTCGCCGACGCCGGGATCGATCTTGAAAGGCCGATGATCACGACCTGCGGATCGGGCGTCACCGCCGCGGTCGTCCTGTTCGCCGCGCACCTGCTCGGCAAGGATGACGTCCGGCTCTACGACGGCAGCTGGAGCGAGTGGGGCGCCGATCCGGCGACGCCCAAGGCAACGGGGGAAGCATGA
- a CDS encoding TorF family putative porin, which produces MRRLLPPLLVLLAAAPLHAQQASAPLQDFDLSGGIVAMSDYRFRGVSRSDEDPALQGNLTLSHTSGLYTGVTATTLRTGGGPDFGDGEFDLYAGWRGALGRGFDLDAGLTYYAFAGAAGHADLAEPYASIGYLIGPAQFAAGARYAPSQRGTGDEDRLYLFGQASVDLPGRPIAFTAEAGRQDWGRFGSYWNWSLGARYRIAIARRTAAEIGLRYVDTDLPSTRGQDAGLLLSAALRF; this is translated from the coding sequence ATGCGCCGCTTGCTTCCACCGCTCCTCGTCCTCCTCGCCGCCGCACCGCTGCACGCGCAGCAGGCGAGCGCGCCGCTCCAGGATTTCGACCTGTCGGGCGGCATCGTCGCGATGTCCGATTACCGTTTTCGGGGTGTTTCCCGCTCCGACGAAGACCCCGCGCTCCAGGGCAATCTGACGCTAAGCCATACCAGCGGTCTTTACACCGGCGTCACCGCGACGACGCTGAGGACCGGCGGCGGGCCGGATTTCGGCGACGGCGAGTTCGATCTCTATGCCGGCTGGCGCGGCGCGCTCGGGCGCGGCTTCGATCTTGACGCCGGCCTCACTTATTATGCCTTCGCGGGGGCGGCGGGGCATGCCGATCTCGCGGAGCCCTATGCCTCGATCGGCTATCTGATCGGCCCCGCCCAGTTCGCCGCCGGCGCCCGCTACGCGCCGTCGCAGCGGGGCACGGGCGACGAGGACCGGCTCTATCTCTTCGGTCAGGCGAGCGTCGATCTGCCGGGCCGCCCGATCGCCTTCACGGCCGAGGCGGGACGGCAGGATTGGGGCCGGTTCGGAAGCTATTGGAACTGGTCGCTGGGCGCACGCTATCGGATCGCGATCGCCCGGCGCACCGCGGCCGAAATCGGCCTTCGCTATGTCGACACGGACCTGCCCTCGACACGAGGGCAGGATGCGGGCCTGCTGCTGTCGGCGGCGTTGAGGTTCTGA
- the lspA gene encoding signal peptidase II: MAEAEVANAEAPRATAPADWRLKRNRAVAMVIALLVFALDQATKWVVTYPLGLENQPGQNIRITSFFNLHWVENNGVSLGLLSADGPMGRWLLVAMTAAIAVFVSVWLWREKRRDDSAALALVLGGALGNILDRVRFGHVVDFADLHFGTWRPFLVFNVGDAAITIGVLLLLVRALLMRDGKGAKKES; this comes from the coding sequence ATGGCTGAGGCCGAGGTCGCGAACGCCGAAGCGCCGCGCGCCACCGCGCCGGCCGACTGGCGCCTGAAGCGCAACCGCGCGGTCGCCATGGTGATCGCCCTGCTCGTCTTCGCGCTCGATCAGGCGACGAAATGGGTGGTGACCTATCCGCTCGGGCTCGAGAACCAGCCGGGGCAGAACATCCGCATCACCAGTTTCTTCAACCTGCACTGGGTGGAGAATAACGGCGTGTCGCTCGGCCTGCTTTCCGCCGATGGGCCGATGGGCCGCTGGCTGCTGGTGGCGATGACGGCGGCGATCGCGGTCTTCGTCTCCGTCTGGCTGTGGCGCGAGAAGCGGCGGGACGATTCGGCGGCGCTGGCGCTGGTGCTCGGCGGCGCGCTCGGCAACATCCTCGATCGGGTGCGCTTCGGCCATGTCGTCGATTTCGCCGATCTGCATTTCGGCACGTGGCGGCCGTTTTTGGTCTTCAATGTCGGCGATGCCGCGATTACCATCGGCGTGCTGCTTTTGCTTGTGCGCGCGTTGCTCATGCGCGATGGCAAGGGCGCGAAGAAGGAATCCTGA
- a CDS encoding bifunctional riboflavin kinase/FAD synthetase produces MERLDGGSAVPERLRGGIVALGNFDGFHEGHQAVVGRAVSRARAEGRPALVATFDPHPVHYFRPDLPPFRLTSLDQRQRLFAEAGADAMLVFRFDAELAGVTAPDFVTDHLASRIGAAGVVTGEDFTFGKGRGGNVDVLKLLGQANRISVDAVAPVVEDGEAVSSSRIRDALRAGDCPLAARLLTRPFAIEGVVEHGDKRGRELGFPTANLAMGDYLRPRFGVYAVRGRLPDGRMVDGVANLGTRPMFDPPKELLEPWFFDFDGDLYGQTIEVALIAFLRDETTFDGLDALKAQIMRDAEAAKAALAATPPQP; encoded by the coding sequence ATGGAGCGCCTCGACGGGGGCTCGGCGGTTCCGGAGCGGCTTCGCGGGGGCATCGTCGCGCTCGGCAATTTCGACGGTTTTCACGAGGGCCACCAGGCGGTGGTCGGTCGCGCCGTCTCGCGCGCCCGCGCCGAGGGGCGGCCGGCGCTGGTCGCGACCTTCGATCCGCATCCGGTTCATTATTTCAGGCCGGACCTGCCGCCCTTTCGCCTCACCAGCCTCGACCAGCGCCAGCGCCTCTTCGCCGAGGCGGGGGCCGATGCGATGCTGGTGTTCCGCTTCGACGCGGAGCTCGCGGGCGTCACCGCTCCCGATTTCGTCACCGATCATCTCGCCAGCCGGATCGGCGCCGCCGGCGTCGTCACCGGCGAGGATTTCACCTTCGGCAAGGGGCGCGGCGGCAATGTCGACGTGCTGAAGCTGCTCGGCCAGGCGAACCGCATCTCGGTCGATGCGGTGGCGCCGGTGGTGGAGGATGGCGAGGCCGTCTCGTCGAGCCGCATCCGCGATGCGCTGCGGGCCGGCGATTGCCCCCTCGCCGCGCGTCTCCTTACCCGGCCCTTCGCGATCGAGGGGGTTGTGGAGCATGGCGACAAGCGCGGCCGCGAACTCGGCTTTCCGACCGCCAATCTGGCGATGGGCGATTATCTGCGCCCCCGATTCGGCGTCTATGCGGTGCGCGGCCGCCTGCCCGACGGACGCATGGTGGACGGCGTCGCCAATCTCGGCACCCGGCCGATGTTTGATCCGCCCAAAGAGCTGCTCGAGCCGTGGTTCTTCGATTTCGACGGCGATCTCTACGGGCAGACGATCGAGGTCGCGCTGATCGCCTTCCTGCGCGACGAGACGACCTTCGACGGGCTCGACGCACTGAAGGCGCAGATCATGCGCGATGCCGAGGCGGCGAAGGCGGCGCTTGCCGCGACGCCGCCACAACCTTAA
- a CDS encoding thymidylate synthase, whose translation MQAYLDLLKLILDEGVPQQDRTGVGTRSVFGHQMRFDLARGFPLVTTKKLHLRSIVIELLWFLRGDTNVRWLQEQKVSIWDEWADANGDLGPVYGKQWRHWETPDGREIDQIAGLVDLIKRDPASRRQIVTAWNPADLHRMALAPCHCLFQTQVANGRLNLQLYQRSADVFLGVPFNIASYALLTHMLAQQCGLEPGVFVWTGGDCHLYSNHLDQAREQLTRDPRPLPKLTILRRPHAIDDYRYEDFEISGYDPHPHIRAEVAV comes from the coding sequence ATGCAGGCCTATCTCGATCTCCTGAAACTGATCCTCGACGAAGGCGTGCCGCAACAGGATCGCACCGGCGTCGGCACGCGATCGGTGTTCGGCCACCAGATGCGATTCGACCTCGCCAGAGGCTTCCCCCTGGTGACGACCAAGAAGCTCCACCTTCGCTCGATCGTCATCGAATTGCTCTGGTTCCTGAGGGGCGACACCAATGTGCGCTGGCTGCAGGAGCAAAAAGTCAGCATCTGGGATGAATGGGCCGACGCGAACGGCGATCTCGGCCCCGTCTACGGCAAGCAATGGCGGCATTGGGAGACGCCCGACGGGCGCGAGATCGACCAGATCGCCGGGCTCGTCGATCTCATCAAGCGCGATCCCGCCTCACGCCGCCAGATCGTCACCGCATGGAACCCGGCGGACCTGCACAGGATGGCGCTCGCCCCCTGCCACTGCCTGTTCCAGACCCAGGTCGCGAACGGCCGGCTCAATCTCCAGCTTTACCAGCGCAGCGCCGACGTGTTCCTGGGCGTGCCGTTCAACATCGCCAGCTACGCGCTGCTGACCCATATGCTGGCGCAGCAATGCGGGCTCGAGCCGGGCGTGTTCGTGTGGACCGGCGGCGATTGCCACCTTTATTCGAACCATCTCGATCAGGCGCGCGAGCAGCTGACCCGCGATCCGCGGCCGCTGCCAAAGCTCACCATCCTTCGCCGCCCGCACGCGATCGACGATTATCGTTACGAGGATTTCGAGATCAGCGGCTACGACCCGCACCCGCACATCAGGGCCGAGGTGGCGGTGTGA
- a CDS encoding JAB domain-containing protein, translating to MIVGSARDAATLLAHHFRHVAGERIAVLHLGPERRVLGCDESAVTPGDSAPLPIRDILAAALKRDSRGLILAHNHPGGDPRPSAADVAATRSLARAAASLGIRLHDHLIFAGGDCRSFRELGLL from the coding sequence ATGATCGTCGGAAGCGCGCGTGATGCCGCCACTCTCCTTGCGCACCATTTCCGCCATGTCGCCGGCGAGCGGATCGCGGTGCTCCATCTCGGGCCGGAGCGACGCGTGCTCGGCTGCGACGAGAGCGCGGTGACGCCGGGCGATTCGGCGCCGCTGCCGATCCGCGACATCCTCGCCGCCGCGCTGAAGCGTGACTCCCGAGGCCTCATCCTCGCGCACAATCATCCGGGCGGGGATCCGCGGCCGAGCGCGGCCGACGTCGCCGCCACGCGCAGTCTCGCGCGCGCCGCGGCCAGCCTCGGCATCCGTCTCCACGACCATCTGATCTTCGCCGGCGGCGATTGCCGCAGCTTTCGCGAGCTCGGGCTGCTCTAG
- a CDS encoding DUF3035 domain-containing protein, producing MRLTHIVLAGSAALVLAGCAGGGPFHRQRPDEFAVARNAPLVVPPDFALAPPRPGQPDAGSDPHAQALQALFGGPAPRAEVERNMLQVAGGDQAVLGARSVAGDSQTTVVNRGTLVQTIMQLPEGDGREASVTTPQPSAQ from the coding sequence ATGCGTTTGACCCATATCGTCCTGGCCGGATCGGCCGCACTGGTTCTGGCCGGATGCGCCGGGGGCGGGCCGTTCCATCGCCAGCGCCCGGACGAATTCGCCGTCGCGCGCAACGCGCCCCTGGTCGTGCCGCCCGATTTCGCGCTGGCCCCGCCGCGCCCGGGCCAGCCTGACGCCGGCTCCGATCCACATGCCCAGGCGCTGCAGGCACTGTTCGGCGGCCCCGCGCCGCGCGCCGAGGTCGAACGCAACATGCTCCAGGTCGCTGGCGGCGATCAGGCCGTGCTCGGCGCACGTTCGGTGGCCGGCGACTCGCAGACGACGGTCGTCAACCGCGGCACGCTTGTGCAGACGATCATGCAGCTGCCCGAGGGCGACGGCCGCGAGGCATCGGTGACGACGCCGCAGCCGTCGGCGCAATAG
- the metC gene encoding cystathionine beta-lyase: MSEHRSETRLVEAGRRREWTHVDAAKGGIVSPGVWRASTVLFDDVATMHASWPPETGKFQYGRSGTPTHWALSEALTSLEPGAQTTRLFPSGAAACAAALLSVLAAGDEVLMVDSVYGPTRAFCDGMLRRLGVATRYYDPLIGPGIADLIGDKTKAIFLESPCSLTFEVQDVPAICAVAKARGIVTMIDNTWATPLLFPAIAAGCDMSILACTKYIGGHADVMLGSVTATAALAKKLDLATRALGQTAGPDDCWLALRGLRTLDVRLRRHEENGLRVARWLKDQPQVARVLHPALPDCPGHEYWSRDFKGASGLFAFVLDGGDAAAAARLIDSLELFGIGYSWGGFESLAVPAEPTRTATHQDWEGPIVRLHIGLEHPEDLIADLAAGLARL; the protein is encoded by the coding sequence ATGAGCGAACACAGGTCCGAAACGCGGCTCGTCGAGGCCGGCCGCCGCCGCGAATGGACCCATGTGGACGCGGCGAAGGGCGGCATCGTGAGCCCCGGTGTGTGGCGCGCCTCGACCGTCCTGTTCGACGACGTCGCGACGATGCACGCATCCTGGCCGCCCGAGACGGGCAAGTTCCAATATGGCCGCAGCGGGACGCCGACCCATTGGGCGCTGAGCGAGGCGCTGACCAGCCTCGAGCCGGGCGCGCAAACGACCAGGCTGTTCCCGTCGGGCGCAGCGGCCTGCGCGGCGGCGCTGCTCTCGGTCCTTGCGGCCGGCGACGAGGTCCTGATGGTCGATTCGGTCTATGGGCCGACGCGCGCCTTCTGCGACGGGATGCTGCGTCGCCTGGGAGTCGCAACCCGCTATTACGATCCGCTGATCGGCCCCGGCATCGCCGATCTCATCGGCGACAAGACCAAGGCGATCTTCCTCGAAAGCCCCTGCTCGCTGACCTTCGAGGTGCAGGACGTGCCGGCGATCTGCGCGGTCGCGAAGGCGCGCGGGATCGTCACCATGATCGACAATACCTGGGCGACGCCGCTCCTCTTCCCGGCGATTGCGGCCGGATGCGACATGTCGATCCTCGCCTGCACCAAATATATCGGCGGCCATGCCGACGTGATGCTGGGATCGGTGACGGCGACCGCGGCGCTTGCGAAGAAGCTCGATCTGGCGACGCGGGCGCTCGGGCAAACGGCGGGGCCGGACGATTGCTGGCTCGCACTGCGGGGCCTGAGGACGCTCGACGTTCGGCTTCGGCGGCACGAGGAGAATGGACTGAGGGTGGCGCGCTGGCTCAAGGATCAGCCGCAGGTCGCGCGCGTCCTCCACCCCGCTCTGCCCGATTGCCCGGGCCACGAATATTGGTCGCGCGACTTCAAGGGCGCGAGCGGCCTGTTCGCCTTCGTGCTGGACGGTGGCGACGCGGCGGCGGCCGCGCGGCTGATCGATTCGCTGGAGCTGTTCGGCATCGGCTATAGCTGGGGCGGCTTCGAAAGCCTCGCCGTTCCCGCCGAGCCGACCCGCACTGCGACGCACCAGGACTGGGAAGGGCCGATCGTGCGGCTGCACATCGGGCTCGAGCATCCGGAAGATCTCATCGCCGATCTGGCGGCCGGCCTGGCGCGACTTTAG
- the ileS gene encoding isoleucine--tRNA ligase: MSDKPDYRDTVFLPKTDFPMKAGLASKEPVMLARWAEEKLYQQLRAARAGRKRFILHDGPPYANGDIHMGHAMNKILKDIVVRSRSLMGLDAPYVPGWDCHGLPIEWKVEEAYRKKKQDKDEVPVDQFRAECRAYAEKWVAVQSEQFQRLGVMGEWDDPYLTMKYESEAIICAELLKFAESGQLYRGAKPVMWSPVEKTALADAEVEYEDITSTQIDVAFEIVESPIPELVGAHAVIWTTTPWTIPVNQALAYGPDVEYRLYEIGVAVDAAPGVDVFEDPTVKALQGRKILIADNNVLKSEFEYRLRRLWPGAVLVDHGDWSGEGRLLEGTVAHHPMHKLGGFFAKPRPFLPGDFVTTDAGTGLVHMAPDHGEDDFLLCKARGIDPVFAVEGDGRYRSDWAWLGGNPLSVINKKLNAPDGPICTDLREAGALLAASDDFQHSYPHSWRSKAKVIFRCTPQWFIPMDTPSPRRGEGRGEGERAAGERPASEANLNPQSPLTQPSPPGGEGYGSNAPTLREIALDAIERTRWVPERSINRIRSMVEGRPDWVISRQRAWGVPIALYVNRATGQYLNDPAVNARIVEAFRAGGADAWFTADHQALLGPDHKLADYEPQNDILDVWFDSGSTHAFVIEQRYGDGVRADLYVEGSDQHRGWFQSSLLESSGTRGRAPYDAVLTHGFALDSQGRKMSKSVGNVVDPLAIIRDNGADILRLWVASTDYFEDVRIGKEVLAGTSDAYRKLRNTFRYLLGALDGFSEAERVAPSEMPELERWVLHRLAALDAELKAANEAYDFNRYTRAIMAFANDDLSAFFFDIRKDSLYCDAPSSAKRRAYRTVLDITFEALVRWLTPVLCFTCEEVWGTRYPEGGSVHLLEWPEIDAGWRDEALAARWARLRTLRALVTEAVEPMRREKKIGSSLEAEIALGLASEADRALVASVPFEEICIVSRVSVAPEDGQTESVTVTPTERHKCGRCWRHLPEVEEDGDLCDRCDEVVNG, from the coding sequence ATGTCCGACAAACCAGATTATAGAGACACCGTCTTCCTGCCGAAGACGGATTTCCCGATGAAGGCCGGCCTCGCGAGCAAGGAGCCGGTCATGCTCGCGCGCTGGGCGGAGGAGAAGCTGTACCAGCAGCTCCGCGCCGCCCGCGCCGGCCGCAAGCGCTTCATCCTTCACGATGGCCCGCCCTACGCCAATGGCGACATCCACATGGGCCACGCGATGAACAAGATCCTGAAGGACATCGTCGTGCGCTCGCGCTCGCTGATGGGCCTCGACGCGCCCTACGTTCCGGGCTGGGATTGCCACGGCCTGCCGATCGAATGGAAGGTCGAGGAAGCCTATCGCAAGAAGAAGCAGGACAAGGACGAGGTCCCGGTCGACCAGTTCCGCGCCGAATGCCGCGCCTATGCGGAAAAATGGGTCGCGGTGCAGTCCGAACAGTTCCAGCGGCTCGGCGTCATGGGCGAGTGGGACGATCCCTATCTCACCATGAAATATGAGTCCGAGGCGATCATCTGCGCGGAGCTGCTGAAGTTCGCCGAGTCCGGCCAGCTCTATCGCGGCGCCAAGCCGGTGATGTGGTCCCCGGTCGAGAAGACCGCGCTCGCCGACGCCGAGGTGGAATATGAGGACATCACCTCGACCCAGATCGACGTGGCGTTCGAGATCGTCGAGAGCCCGATCCCGGAGCTGGTCGGCGCCCATGCGGTGATCTGGACGACGACGCCGTGGACGATCCCGGTCAATCAGGCTTTGGCCTATGGGCCGGACGTTGAATATCGCCTCTACGAGATTGGCGTAGCTGTCGACGCCGCCCCCGGCGTGGACGTTTTTGAAGATCCAACGGTGAAGGCGCTCCAAGGGCGCAAAATCCTGATCGCCGATAACAATGTCCTGAAATCCGAATTCGAGTACCGCCTGAGGCGCCTTTGGCCAGGTGCTGTGCTGGTGGACCACGGTGACTGGTCGGGGGAGGGTAGGCTGCTGGAGGGCACCGTCGCCCACCACCCCATGCATAAACTCGGCGGCTTCTTCGCGAAGCCCCGCCCCTTCCTGCCCGGCGATTTCGTCACCACCGATGCGGGCACGGGTCTCGTCCATATGGCGCCGGATCATGGCGAGGACGATTTCCTGCTCTGCAAGGCGCGCGGCATCGATCCGGTCTTCGCGGTCGAGGGCGACGGGCGCTATCGGAGCGACTGGGCCTGGCTCGGCGGCAATCCGCTGTCGGTCATCAACAAGAAGCTGAACGCGCCCGACGGGCCGATCTGCACGGATTTGCGCGAGGCGGGGGCATTGCTCGCGGCGTCGGACGATTTCCAGCATAGCTATCCGCACAGCTGGCGATCCAAGGCCAAGGTGATCTTCCGCTGCACGCCGCAATGGTTCATCCCGATGGATACTCCCTCTCCCCGGCGGGGAGAGGGTCGGGGTGAGGGGGAGCGAGCCGCAGGCGAGCGTCCAGCCTCCGAAGCAAATCTCAACCCGCAGAGCCCCCTCACCCAACCCTCTCCCCCCGGGGGAGAGGGCTATGGAAGCAACGCTCCCACCCTGCGCGAGATCGCGCTCGACGCGATCGAGCGGACGCGCTGGGTGCCGGAGCGGTCGATCAACCGCATCCGATCGATGGTGGAAGGCCGCCCCGACTGGGTGATCAGCCGCCAGCGCGCCTGGGGCGTGCCGATCGCGCTCTATGTGAACCGGGCGACCGGCCAGTATCTCAACGATCCGGCGGTCAATGCGCGGATCGTCGAGGCGTTCAGGGCGGGCGGCGCGGATGCCTGGTTCACCGCCGATCATCAGGCGCTGCTCGGGCCCGACCACAAGCTCGCCGATTACGAGCCGCAGAACGACATTCTCGACGTGTGGTTCGACAGCGGCTCCACCCATGCCTTCGTGATCGAGCAGCGTTACGGCGATGGCGTTCGCGCCGATCTCTATGTCGAGGGATCGGATCAGCATCGCGGCTGGTTCCAGTCGTCGCTGCTCGAAAGCTCGGGCACGCGCGGGCGCGCGCCCTATGATGCGGTGCTGACCCACGGCTTCGCGCTCGACAGCCAGGGCCGCAAGATGTCCAAATCGGTCGGCAATGTCGTCGATCCGCTGGCGATCATCCGCGACAATGGCGCGGACATCCTTCGCCTGTGGGTCGCCTCGACCGACTATTTCGAGGACGTGCGGATCGGCAAGGAGGTGCTTGCGGGCACGTCCGACGCCTATCGCAAGCTCAGGAACACCTTCCGCTATCTGCTCGGCGCGCTCGACGGGTTCAGCGAGGCCGAGCGGGTCGCGCCGTCCGAAATGCCCGAGCTGGAACGCTGGGTGCTTCACCGGCTGGCCGCACTGGACGCGGAGCTGAAGGCGGCGAACGAGGCCTATGACTTCAACCGCTACACGCGGGCGATCATGGCCTTCGCGAACGACGATCTTTCGGCCTTCTTCTTCGATATTCGCAAGGACAGCCTCTATTGCGACGCGCCGTCGAGCGCGAAGCGGCGCGCCTATCGCACCGTGCTCGACATCACGTTCGAGGCGCTGGTGCGCTGGCTGACGCCGGTGCTGTGCTTCACCTGCGAGGAAGTGTGGGGCACGCGCTATCCGGAGGGCGGATCGGTCCACCTGCTCGAATGGCCAGAGATCGACGCCGGCTGGCGCGACGAGGCGCTGGCGGCCCGCTGGGCCCGTCTCAGGACGCTTCGCGCGCTCGTCACCGAAGCGGTCGAGCCGATGCGGCGCGAGAAGAAGATCGGCTCCAGCCTGGAGGCGGAGATCGCGCTCGGGCTCGCAAGCGAGGCGGATCGCGCGCTGGTGGCCAGCGTCCCGTTCGAGGAAATCTGCATCGTTTCCCGGGTTTCCGTCGCGCCGGAAGACGGGCAGACCGAGAGCGTGACGGTGACGCCGACGGAGCGCCACAAATGCGGGCGCTGCTGGCGGCACCTGCCCGAGGTCGAGGAGGACGGTGATTTGTGCGATCGCTGTGACGAGGTGGTGAATGGCTGA
- a CDS encoding dihydrofolate reductase: protein MTRPPIALVVARADNGVIGRDGRLPWHLPDDLRRFKRLTMGTAMIMGRKTFESLPGLLPARRHIVLTRDRGWRAEGAEVVHDVGGAIAAAGDDAAVSVIGGADIFQLFLPIADRIELTEVHGDIAGDVTLPPFDPARWREISREDHPAAEGRPSFSFVTLAPHAVV from the coding sequence GTGACCCGTCCGCCGATCGCGCTGGTAGTGGCGCGCGCGGACAATGGCGTGATCGGGCGCGACGGCCGGCTTCCCTGGCATCTCCCTGACGATCTGAGGCGCTTCAAACGGCTGACCATGGGCACGGCGATGATCATGGGCCGCAAGACCTTCGAAAGCCTCCCCGGATTGCTCCCCGCCCGGCGCCACATCGTCCTGACCCGCGATCGCGGATGGCGGGCCGAGGGGGCCGAGGTGGTCCACGACGTCGGCGGCGCGATCGCGGCGGCCGGGGACGACGCAGCCGTCTCCGTCATCGGGGGCGCCGACATCTTCCAGCTGTTCCTGCCGATCGCCGACCGGATCGAGCTCACCGAGGTCCATGGCGACATCGCCGGCGACGTGACGCTGCCCCCCTTCGATCCCGCGCGCTGGCGCGAGATTTCACGCGAGGATCATCCGGCGGCCGAGGGTCGTCCGTCGTTCAGCTTCGTGACACTCGCGCCGCACGCCGTTGTTTGA